In bacterium, a single window of DNA contains:
- a CDS encoding MBL fold metallo-hydrolase, protein MWKRLGIGFALIVGVPFFVGVAFLLEAHLELRGLEVPLPSEAERAAFAASEPGPVSITWLESGRQRRSDGLSSTTGSFLLGWPDGREFLIDVGMTADGMLEFGAALEVAMDAGPIQVFGSAGAQLGPSAERVAGVGFSHLHHDHTDGAAELCLARDGAPLPMAWVPDQAERGNYTTDPGRARLDDATCLEPVRLAPSSAESALHPVPGLPGLAAFTAGGHTPGSTVFVARLPNRIVYFAGDITNERPRLLANEGKGFVYSYLMVPENTGRLDVLRRWLASRHAEADTFVVVSHDLEGMAEAGIALPVR, encoded by the coding sequence ATGTGGAAGCGGTTGGGCATCGGATTCGCGCTGATCGTGGGCGTCCCTTTCTTCGTCGGCGTGGCGTTCCTGCTCGAAGCCCATCTCGAGCTGCGCGGCCTCGAAGTGCCGCTTCCGAGCGAGGCGGAGCGCGCCGCGTTCGCGGCCTCCGAGCCGGGACCGGTCTCGATCACCTGGCTCGAGAGCGGCCGCCAGCGACGGAGCGACGGTCTCTCGTCGACGACCGGGAGCTTCCTGCTCGGCTGGCCCGACGGACGCGAGTTCCTGATCGATGTCGGAATGACGGCGGATGGCATGCTCGAATTCGGCGCGGCCCTGGAGGTGGCGATGGACGCGGGTCCGATCCAGGTATTCGGTTCGGCGGGGGCCCAGCTCGGTCCCTCGGCCGAGCGGGTCGCAGGCGTCGGATTCAGCCATCTCCATCACGATCACACGGATGGCGCCGCCGAGCTCTGCCTCGCCCGGGACGGCGCGCCGCTCCCGATGGCCTGGGTACCGGATCAGGCGGAGCGCGGCAACTACACGACGGATCCCGGGCGGGCGCGACTGGACGACGCGACCTGCCTCGAGCCCGTGCGTCTCGCGCCCTCGAGCGCGGAGAGCGCGCTCCACCCGGTTCCGGGGCTCCCGGGACTCGCCGCGTTCACCGCGGGCGGGCACACCCCCGGCAGCACGGTCTTCGTCGCGCGCCTGCCGAACCGGATCGTGTACTTCGCAGGCGACATCACCAACGAGCGCCCACGTCTGCTCGCCAACGAAGGCAAGGGGTTCGTCTACAGCTACCTGATGGTGCCCGAGAACACCGGACGGCTCGACGTGCTCCGGCGATGGCTCGCCTCCCGACACGCCGAGGCGGACACCTTCGTCGTCGTGTCCCACGACCTCGAGGGGATGGCCGAAGCGGGGATTGCCCTGCCGGTCCGGTGA
- a CDS encoding prolyl oligopeptidase family serine peptidase, translating to MIRGGFYVLDIESGDVEEIGRIRPWLDNNILAQSRSFRVASTDGIEVTAFLTLPPRMKGTPPLVVMPHGGPIGVADQLTYNTDVQYLARMGYAILRVNYRGSGGRGTRFEKAGNRQWGRGIEDDIEAAIDQVVSSGLVDGDRICTHGASYGGYSALMLVVRRPEAYRCASSLMGVSDIALMFNNDDVFLGERLVEGMKERVGNPDEDYVEQVEYSPAYNAEKIRIPVLLAHGRWDRRVDWDHLVRMKIALELEGTPVRTIELARTGHGFARSQDRIRYFKALREFLLEHIGR from the coding sequence GTGATCCGGGGGGGGTTCTACGTGCTGGATATCGAGAGCGGCGATGTCGAGGAGATCGGACGGATCCGCCCCTGGCTCGACAACAACATCCTCGCGCAGAGCCGGAGCTTCCGGGTGGCATCGACGGACGGAATCGAGGTAACGGCCTTCCTCACCCTCCCTCCGAGAATGAAGGGGACACCCCCGCTCGTCGTCATGCCTCATGGCGGACCGATCGGCGTGGCGGATCAGCTGACCTACAACACCGACGTCCAGTACCTAGCGAGGATGGGCTACGCGATCTTGCGCGTAAACTACCGCGGTTCCGGTGGACGAGGCACCCGCTTCGAGAAAGCCGGGAATCGTCAATGGGGTCGCGGAATCGAGGACGACATCGAAGCCGCCATCGACCAGGTCGTGTCGAGCGGGTTGGTCGACGGCGATCGGATCTGTACCCACGGTGCCAGCTACGGCGGATACTCGGCGCTCATGCTCGTCGTGCGCCGGCCCGAGGCGTACCGGTGCGCCAGCTCGCTCATGGGTGTCTCTGACATCGCGCTGATGTTCAACAACGACGACGTCTTCCTGGGCGAACGGTTGGTCGAGGGGATGAAAGAGCGCGTCGGAAATCCCGACGAAGACTACGTCGAGCAGGTCGAGTACTCCCCCGCATACAACGCCGAGAAGATCCGGATCCCGGTCCTGCTGGCGCACGGCCGATGGGATCGCCGCGTCGACTGGGACCATCTCGTCCGAATGAAGATCGCGCTCGAGCTCGAAGGCACGCCTGTCCGAACGATCGAGCTGGCTCGGACCGGACACGGCTTCGCGCGAAGCCAGGATCGGATCAGGTACTTCAAGGCGCTCCGGGAGTTCCTCCTGGAGCACATCGGCCGCTAG
- a CDS encoding metalloregulator ArsR/SmtB family transcription factor, giving the protein MEKQDVLSALAALAQETRLDVFLRLVQAGPAGMPAGQLASELGASPATLSFHLKELRNARLVHSAREGRSIRYAPDFAVIQDMVGFLGDNCCRDSPCDAELATDLDH; this is encoded by the coding sequence ATGGAAAAGCAAGACGTTCTCAGCGCCCTCGCAGCCCTCGCTCAGGAGACCCGGCTCGACGTGTTCCTGCGCCTCGTCCAGGCGGGGCCCGCCGGAATGCCCGCGGGCCAGCTGGCGAGCGAGCTCGGGGCGTCCCCCGCGACGCTCTCCTTCCACCTGAAGGAGCTGCGAAATGCGCGCCTCGTCCACTCGGCGCGTGAGGGAAGGTCGATCCGGTACGCGCCGGATTTCGCCGTCATCCAGGACATGGTCGGCTTCCTCGGAGACAACTGTTGCCGCGACTCGCCGTGTGACGCCGAGCTCGCGACGGATCTCGATCACTGA
- a CDS encoding VOC family protein: MRLQLALNVNDIDQAVEFYSKLFDAEPAKRKPGYANFAIANPPLKLVLFEVKDAPERLNHLGVEVFEAEDVTAATERLKAAGLADLVEDEATCCYAKQDKVWAVEPQGLRWEWYRVLEDSETFGEDATGVVETEETPKPRIEACC; this comes from the coding sequence ATGAGACTGCAGCTCGCACTCAACGTGAACGACATCGACCAGGCGGTCGAGTTCTACTCGAAGCTCTTCGATGCGGAGCCCGCGAAGCGCAAGCCGGGCTACGCGAACTTCGCGATCGCCAACCCGCCGCTCAAGCTGGTGCTCTTCGAGGTGAAGGACGCTCCAGAGCGTCTCAACCACCTGGGGGTCGAGGTCTTCGAGGCCGAGGACGTGACCGCGGCGACGGAGCGTCTCAAGGCCGCCGGACTCGCCGATCTCGTCGAAGACGAAGCGACCTGCTGCTATGCGAAGCAGGACAAGGTCTGGGCGGTCGAGCCCCAGGGCCTGCGCTGGGAGTGGTATCGCGTCCTCGAGGACAGCGAGACCTTCGGCGAGGACGCGACCGGCGTCGTGGAGACCGAGGAGACGCCGAAGCCGCGGATCGAAGCCTGCTGCTAG